In Halichondria panicea chromosome 9, odHalPani1.1, whole genome shotgun sequence, a genomic segment contains:
- the LOC135340847 gene encoding probable serine/threonine-protein kinase drkD produces MKLNVRELTRPSASVVGPSAGKWALVDVAHNDTRDSAQRLSEKKIRQASSVSETSDHSSQDRVRALEQQLRAAEQKLHDTRRHHQLQLQEKDRELAIKDRELTEANRRHGNVEERAQLTEQREQATQLVKDRELAEANRREADLSAQNTALRRELEGKTKELAAHNTEVWRIPANKVITMGTIGTGGWGEVLEGTVSVAVKRLFAAIVNPRNLERLQREMMLLAEVRHPNLVQFIGAVFDQSPPLIITELLDMNLRQAYERKQLDPGNRLSIFMDIALALNYLHQRYDPIIHRDVSAPNVLLQRMPNHQWKGKVSDLGSANFLQHAHTMGEGAIIYSPPEVMPQPLARPPPQTVKIDVYSYGIVLAEVTASRFPSQDNFPEMFERIKRERPAVYELILGCIEREPSHRPSMAQVMVKLNKIAPF; encoded by the exons atgaagctcaacgtacgag AGTTGACTAGACCCTCAGCGTCTGTTGTTGGACCCTCGGCTGGGAAGTGGGCTCTCGTGGATGTGGCCCACAACGACACTAGAGACTCCGCCCAGCGACTGAGTGAGAAGAAGATCAGACAAgcctcatcagtcagtgagaccagcgaccactcctctcaagaccgggtgagggctctggaacAACAGTTACGAGCAGCAGAGCAGAAACTGCACGACACTCGACGTCACCACCAACTACAGTTGCAAGAGAAAGATCGTGAATTGGCTATTAAAGATCGAGAATTGACCGAGGCCAACCGTCGCCATGGAAATGTGGAGGAAAGAGCACAACTAACAGAACAAAGAGAGCAAGCTACACAATTAGTGAAAGATCGTGAATTGGCTGAGGCTAACAGAAGAGAAGCTGACCTGTCTGCTCAAAACACAGCTCTCAGGAGGGAGTTAGAAGGCAAGACGAAAGAGTTagcagcacacaacacagaggtgtgGAGGATTCCGGCCAACAAAGTAATCACGATGGGAACGATTGGCACTGGGGGATGGGGGGAGGtgctggagggaacagtgagcGTGGCCGTCAAGCGACTCTTTGCTGCCATTGTCAACCCACGCAATCTGGAGAGACTCCAGAGAGAAATGATGCTCTTGGCTGAAGTACGACACCCCAACCTGGTGCAGTTCATTGGGGCAGTGTTTGACcagtcccctcctctcatcatCACCGAGCTTTTGGACATGAATCTCCGACAAGCATACGAGCGAAAGCAATTGGACCCAGGAAACCGTCTCTCGATCTTCATGGACATTGCCCTAGCTCTGAACTACCTGCACCAGCGCTACGATCCCATCATCCAccgtgatgtgagtgctcccaaCGTCCTCCTCCAGCGAATGCCCAACCACCAGTGGAAGGGGAAGGTCTCTGACCTCGGCTCAGCCAACTTCCTGCAGCATGCTCATACGATGGGAGAGGGGGCCATAATCTACTCCCCTCCTGAAGTCATGCCTCAACCGCTTGCACGACCTCCTCCACAAACTGTCAAGATTGACGTGTACAGCTACGGCATTGTGTTAGCTGAAGTGACTGCCAGTCGATTTCCGAGTCAAGACAATTTCCCTGAGATGTTTGAGAGAATCAAGAGAGAGCGTCCTGCTGTGTACGAGCTGATACTCGGCTGTATTGAGAGAGAGCCCAGCCATCGACCCAGCATGGCACAGGTGATGGTGAAACTGAACAAAATAGCACCCTTTTAA
- the LOC135340834 gene encoding uncharacterized protein LOC135340834 — MDAPVEPSPRASQFSAVDGHHYMWRGAGPGLRGSNIIAVYDPSTELWSLLPTTGPLPPGEYGGCSVCVGRCLYTFGGWDGSSYVNDMSKLDLDTLQWTKVQTSGNQRMKKRGCGLVRVNERTLCCFGGEGIEGPTRPGSTFTKTGRRDGNGRTNEFHLFNIQNGVWSSPKLRGERPPPCSYFTFTMVDQHRAVLFGGIQPGRGGVNEVYIFDFRTMEVTKVKPVQGEPWPVVRAGHVACCLNYGQDHPQLLVYGGVDNGSKTLGDMWILDVDTVKWAEVTPPEPRYYHSITATSLGPGLTEVLVFGGCREMLGDAIAETTILRFELTGPSASVAGPSAGKWALVDVAHNDTRGSAQRLSEKTIRQATARASSVSETSDHSSQDRVRALEQQLRAAEQREHDTQRHHQLQLQEKDRELATQARELTEANRRHGDTEEIAQLAEQREQATQLLLQVKDQELAEANRRHGDTETRNHELMAENERLQEDLQRSDRRAQLAEDRAEGLETQWVVHREEITMTERQLGGGGWGVVKVAKFRGIEVAAKTLYEQLRSDYYRHVFIREMNMAARLRHPHLVQFIGATLEGEMIILTELMATSLRRVLEGGRISREHILSISVQVCQALNYLHLMQPDPVIHRDISSANILLNPLLDGRWRAKVTDYGSVNTQRMLNTMNPGSPVYAAPEAGNPSLQSTKMDMFSLGVLLIEMCSGQFPSDDGRERLLLTIQDRQFSGIISRCIDRDRDNRPTARQLLNELLHL; from the exons ATGGATGCTCCAGTTGAACCATCACCTCGTGCAAGTCAATTCTCTGCAGTTGACGGACACCATTACATGTGGAGGGGGGCTGGTCCAGGACTGAGGGGGTCtaacatcattgctgtgtatgatccaagcactgagctgtggagcctcttgcccaccactggacctctaccccctggagagtatggtggttgctctgtttgtgtaggtcgtTGCCTGTACACCTTTGGTGGTTGGGATGGGTCTTCTTACGTCAATGACATGAGCAAGCTTgatctggacactctccagtggaccaaagttcAAACCTCTGGTAATCAGCGTATGAAAAAGCGAGGTTGTGGACTTGTTCGTGTGAATGAGAGAACTCTGTGCTGCTTTGGAGGAGAAGGTATTGAGGGCCCCACACGACCAGGATCAACATTCACTAAGACTGGACGGCGTGATGGAAATGGACGGACAAACGAGTTCCATTTATTTAATATTCAAAATG gtgtctggtcgtcccctaagctcagaggagagagacctcctccCTGTTCCTACTTCACCTTCACCATGGTGGACCAGCACAGGGCAGTCCTCTTTGGAGGGATCCAACCTGGCCGTGGTGGGGTCAATGAAGTCTACATATTTGACTTCAGGACCATG gaggtcactaaggtgaagccagtacagggagagCCATGGCCGGTGGTGAGGGCAGGCCATGTtgcctgttgtctcaactatggccaggaccaccctcaactactggTGTACGGAGGAGTGGATAATGGCAGCAAGACACTAGGGGACATGTGGATACTTGATGTTGACACTGTCAAGTGGGCAGAG gtgacacctcctgagCCACGTTACTAccactccatcactgccaccagtctGGGACCAGGACTCACTGAGGTCCTCGTGTTTGGAGGCTGTCGGGAGATGCTGGGAGATGCCATTGCTGAGACCACCATACTAAGATTTG agttgactggaccctcagcgtctgttgctggaccctcggctgggaagtgggctctcgtggatgtggcccacaacgacactagaggctccgcccagcgacTGAGTGAGAAGACGATCAGACAAGCAACTGCTCgtgcctcatcagtcagtgagaccagcgaccactcctctcaagaccgggtgagggctctggaacaacagttacgagcagcagagcagagagagcacGATACTCAACGTCACCACCAACTACAGTTGCAAGAGAAAGATCGAGAATTAGCTACGCAAGCTAGAGAATTGACCGAGGCCAATCGTCGTCATGGAGATACGGAGGAAATAGCACAGCTGGCAGAGCAAAGAGAGCAAGCTACACAATTACTTTTACAAGTGAAAGATCAAGAATTGGCGGAGGCCAACCGTCGCCACGGAGATACTGAGACGAGAAATCATGAACTGATGGCTGAAAATGAACGACTTCAAGAAGACCTCCAAAGGTCAGACAGGAGAGCCCAGCTGGCAGAGGATCGAGCAGAGGGTCTGGAGACTCAGTGGGTGGTCCATCGCGAGGAGATTACAATGACAGAGAGACAGCTCGGTGGGGGAGGATGGGGGGTCGTCAAAGTGGCCAAGTTCCGAGGAATCGAGGTGGCAGCCAAGACACTGTACGAGCAGCTCAGATCCGACTATTACCGACACGTGTTTATTCGTGAGATGAACATGGCGGCTCGTCTGCGACACCCACACCTGGTCCAGTTCATAGGAGCCACGCTGGAGGGGGAGATGATCATCCTGACAGAGCTCATGGCCACCAGTCTGAGGAGGGTGCTGGAGGGAGGTCGTATCTCACGTGAACACATCCTCTCCATCTCTGTGCAGGTCTGTCAAGCCCTCAACTATCTCCACCTCATGCAGCCAGACCCAGTGATCCATCGTGACATCAGCAGTGCAAACATTCTCCTCAACCCTCTACTCGATGGCCGCTGGAGGGCAAAGGTCACGGACTACGGCTCCGTGAACACACAACGAATGTTGAACACGATGAACCCGGGGAGTCCTGTATACGCTGCCCCTGAGGCCGGTAACCCGTCCCTCCAATCAACCAAGATGGACATGTTCAGTCTGGGGGTGCTCCTGATCGAGATGTGTTCTGGCCAGTTTCCGAGTGATGAC
- the LOC135340862 gene encoding dnaJ homolog subfamily A member 2-like, whose translation MHDMCTDCGGSGIKVTHRPLGPGMMQQIQSVCTDCGGSVIKVTHRPLGPGMMQQIQSVCTDCGGSGDYIEDKDKCKKCKGKRLVEINHKQENTAGDDHSDKVPVSMGMRHESKRFLSEAWLMRCQMESHLTAAGSHRLYRRID comes from the exons ATGCATGACATGTGcacagactgtggggggtctggtaTCAAGGTGACCCACCGCCCACTCGGCCCCGGCATGATGCAGCAGATACAGAGCGTGTGcacagactgtggggggtctgttATCAAGGTGACCCACCGCCCACTCGGCCCTGGCATGATGCAGCAGATACAGAGCGTGTGcacagactgtggggggtctggtgATTACATAGAAGACAAGGACAAGTGCAAGAAATGCAAAGGAAAACGTCTCGTGGaaatcaaccacaaacaagAG AACACTGCTGGTGACGACCATAGTGACAAg GTTCCAGTGAGTATGGGAATGAGACACGAGAGCAAAAGATTCCTTTCCGAGGCATGGCTGATGAGATGCCAGATGGAGAGTCATCTTACAGCAGCTGGATCACACCGACTATACAGGAGAATCGACTGA
- the LOC135341226 gene encoding kelch domain-containing protein 2-like: MDAPVEPSPRFSQFSAVDGHHYMWRGAGPGQGSNIIAVYDPSTELWSLLPTTGPLPPGEYGGCSVCVGRCLYTFGGTDGSSYVNDMSKLDLDTLQWTKVQTSGSQPMKKRGCGLVRVNERTLCCFGGKGIDGTTQPGSTFTKSGRNRRNGQTNEFHFFDIQTGVWSSPELKGERPPPCEDFTFTMVDQHRAVLFGGYERGRGEANDVYLFDFRTMEVTKVKPVQGEPWPVGRSQLAACCLNYGQDHPQLLVYGGVDKGYNTLRDMWILDVDNGKWTEEAPPESMTPRYYHSITTSLGPGLTEVLVFGGKREWRGDVIAETTVLRFAAISAQL; the protein is encoded by the exons ATGGATGCTCCAGTTGAACCATCACCTCGTTTTAGTCAATTCTCTGCAGTTGACGGACACCATTACATGTGGAGGGGGGCTGGTCCAGGACAAGGGTCTAATATCATTGCTGTGTATGATCCAAGCACTGAGCTGTGGAGCCTCttgcccaccactggacctctaccccctggagagtatggtggttgctctgtttgtgtaggtcgtTGCCTGTACACCTTTGGTGGTACTGACGGGTCTTCTTATGTCAATGACATGAGCAAGCTTgatctggacactctccagtggaccaaagttcAAACCTCTGGTAGTCAGCCTATGAAAAAGCGAGGTTGTGGACTTGTCCGTGTGAATGAGAGAACTCTgtgctgctttggaggaaAAGGTATTGACGGCACCACACAACCAGGATCAACATTCACCAAGAGTGGACGAAATAGACGAAATGGACAGACAAACGAGTTTCATTTCTTTGACATACAAACCG gtgtctggtcgtcccctgagctcaaaggagagagacctcctccCTGTGAGGACTTCACCTTCACCATGGTGGACCAGCACAGGGCAGTCCTCTTTGGAGGGTACGAACGTGGCCGTGGTGAGGCTAATGATGTCTACCTCTTTGACTTCAGGACCATG gaggtcactaaggtgaagccagtacagggagagCCATGGCCAGTGGGGAGATCACAACttgctgcctgttgtctcaactatggccaggaccaccctcaactactggTGTACGGAGGAGTGGATAAAGGCTACAATACACTGAGGGATATGTGGATACTGGATGTAGATAATGGCAAGTGGACAGAG GAGGCACCTCCTGAGTCAATGACACCACGTTACTACCACTCCATCACTACCAGTCTGGGACCAGGACTCACTGAGGTCCTCGTGTTTGGAGGCAAGCGGGAGTGGAGGGGAGATGTCATTGCTGAGACCACTGTACTGAGATTTG CTGCTATATCCGCTCAACTATAA
- the LOC135341227 gene encoding uncharacterized protein LOC135341227: MDAPIEPSPRWGQCSAVADGHHYVWRGIGPGLGSNIIAVCDPSTELWSLLATTGPLPYGEYGGRSVCVGRCLYTFGGHDGSSFFYNDMGKLDLDTLQWTEFQSSGSQPMKKICCGLVRVNEKTLCCFGGYCIEGPTQPGATFTRSTRFTDGRGWTNEIQFFNIENGVWSSPELKGERPPCANITFTMVDQHRAVLFGGSQPERNGVNDVYLFNFRDMEVTKVKPVDGEPWPVGRRYHAACCLNYDQDHPQFLVHRGESVDDKLVTPESVKPCYFHSITATSLGLGLTEVLVFGGRLENHRTVDETTILRFELTGPSASVAGPSAGKWTLVDVAHNDTRCSAKRRREKRIRQATARASSVSETSDNSSQDRVRALEQQLRAAEQREHDTQRHHQLQLQEKDRELATQSRELTEVNRRHGDAEERAQLAEQREQATLLLLQVKDRELAEANRREADLSARITALERELEGKTKELAAHNTEVWRIPANRVIIGRRIGKGGWGEVLEGTVSVAVKRLHEEIALPIYIEKMEREMRLLAEVRHPNLVQFIGAIFDEQNQANRSPPLIITELLDMNLRQAYERNQLDPRNRLSIFMDIALALDYLHQRYDPIIHRDVSAPNVLLQRIPNHQWKGKVSDLGSANFLQHAHTMGEGAIIYSPPEVIPQPFARPPPQTVKIDVYSYGIVLAEVTASRFPSQDNFPEMFERIERQHPAVYELIVHCTKREPSHRPSMAQVMVELNKIAPF, encoded by the exons ATGGATGCTCCCATTGAACCATCACCTCGTTGGGGTCAATGTTCTGCTGTAGCTGACGGACACCATTACGTGTGGAGGGGGATTGGTCCAGGACTGGGGTCtaacatcattgctgtgtGTGATCCAAGTACTGAGCTGTGGAGCCTCTTGGCCACTACTGGACCTCTACCCTATGGAGAGTATGGCGGTCgctctgtttgtgtaggtcgtTGCCTGTACACCTTTGGTGGTCATGATGGGTCTTCTTTTTTCTACAATGACATGGGCAAGCTTGATTTAGACACTCTCCAGTGGACTGAATTTCAATCCTCTGGTAGTCAGCCTATGAAAAAAATTTGCTGTGGACTTGTCCGTGTGAATGAAAAAACTCTGTGCTGCTTTGGAGGTTATTGTATTGAGGGCCCCACACAACCAGGAGCAACATTCACCAGAAGCACACGATTTACTGATGGACGTGGATGGACAAATGAAATCCAATTCTTTAATATAGAAAATG GTGTATGGTCGTCCCCTGAGCTCAAAGGAGAGAGACCTCCCTGCGCTAACATCACCTTCACCATGGTGGACCAGCATAGGGCAGTCCTCTTTGGAGGGAGCCAACCTGAACGTAATGGGGTCAATGATGTCTACCTTTTCAATTTCAGGGACATG gAGGTCACTAAGGTGAAGCCAGTAGATGGAGAGCCATGGCCAGTGGGGAGGAGATATcatgctgcctgttgtctcaactatgACCAGGACCATCCTCAATTTCTGGTGCACAGAGGAGAAAGTGTGGACGACAAA CTGGTAACACCTGAGTCAGTGAAACCATGTTACTTccactccatcactgccaccagtctGGGACTAGGACTCACCGAGGTCCTCGTGTTTGGAGGCCGATTGGAAAATCATAGGACAGTTGATGAAACCACCATACTGAGATTTG AGTTGACTGGACCCTCAGCGTCTGTTGCTGGACCCTCGGCTGGGAAGTGGACTCTCGTGGATGTGGCCCACAATGACACTAGATGCTCCGCCAAGCGACGGAGGGAGAAGAGGATCAGACAAGCAACTGCTCgtgcctcatcagtcagtgagaCCAGCGACAACTCCTCTCAAGACCGGGTGAGGGCTCTAGAACAACAGTTACGAGcagcagagcagagagagcaTGATACTCAACGTCACCACCAACTACAATTGCAAGAGAAGGATCGAGAATTAGCTACACAATCTAGAGAATTGACCGAGGTCAACCGTCGTCATGGAGATGCGGAGGAAAGAGCACAGCTGGCAGAACAAAGAGAGCAAGCTACACTATTACTTTTACAAGTGAAAGATCGAGAATTGGCTGAGGCCAACAGAAGAGAAGCTGACCTGTCTGCTCGAATCACAGCTCTAGAGAGGGAGTTAGAAGGCAAGACGAAAGAGTTggcagcacacaacacagaggtgtgGAGGATTCCGGCCAACAGAGTGATCATTGGCAGGAGGATTGGCAAAGGAGGGTGGGGGGAGGtgctggagggaacagtgagcGTGGCCGTCAAGCGACTACACGAAGAAATTGCTCTCCCAATCTACATCGAAAAAATGGAGAGAGAAATGAGGCTATTGGCTGAAGTGCGACACCCAAACCTTGTGCAATTCATTGGTGCTATTTTTGACGAGCAAAACCAAGCCAATCGatcccctcctctcatcatCACCGAGCTTCTGGACATGAATCTCCGACAAGCGTACGAGAGGAATCAACTGGACCCAAGAAACCGCCTCTCGATCTTCATGGACATTGCCCTAGCTTTAGACTACTTGCACCAGCGCTATGATCCCATTATCCAccgtgatgtgagtgctcccaaCGTCCTCCTCCAGCGAATACCCAACCACCAGTGGAAGGGGAAGGTATCTGACCTGGGCTCAGCCAACTTCCTGCAGCATGCTCATACGATGGGAGAGGGGGCCATAATCTACTCCCCTCCTGAAGTCATCCCTCAACCATTCGCACGACCTCCTCCACAAACTGTCAAGATTGACGTGTACAGCTACGGCATTGTGTTGGCTGAAGTGACTGCCAGTCGATTTCCGAGTCAAGACAATTTCCCTGAGATGTTTGAGAGAATAGAGAGGCAGCATCCTGCAGTGTACGAGCTGATTGTCCACTGCACTAAGAGAGAGCCCAGCCATCGACCCAGCATGGCACAGGTGATGGTGGAACTGAACAAAATAGCACCCTTTTAG
- the LOC135341209 gene encoding kelch domain-containing protein 2-like, which produces MLKAVRSFLGQLPVEPSPRWGQFSAVDRHHYVWRGDGPRRRCNIIAVYNPSTELWSLLPTTGPLPPGEYGGCSVCAGRCLYTFGGDWDGSSYFNDMSKLDLDTLQWTKVQTFGSQPMKKRGCGLLRVNERTLCCFGGEGIEGSTQPGSTFTSALSDGRGRTNEFHFFDTQNGVWSSPELRGERPPPCSSFTFTMVDQHRAVLFGGYQPGRDDRVNEVYLFDFRTMEVTKVKPVQGEPWPVVRAGHAACCLNYGQDHPQLLVYGGLDNSNKTLGDMWLLDVDTVKWTEVTPPESMTPRFLHSITATSLGPGLTEVLVFGGLRKVGGDAIAETTILRFEREIPTQRALLFLKS; this is translated from the exons ATGTTGAAAGCCGTTCGCTCCTTTCTTGGTCAACTACCAGTTGAACCATCACCTCGTTGGGGGCAATTTTCTGCAGTAGACAGACATCATTACGTGTGGAGGGGGGATGGTCCAAGACGGAGGTGtaacatcattgctgtgtaTAATCCAAGCACTGAGCTGTGGAGCCTCTTGCCCACCACCGGACCTCTACCCCCTGGAGAGTATGGTGGTTGCTCTGTTTGTGCAGGTCGTTGCCTGTACACCTTTGGTGGTGATTGGGATGGGTCTTCTTACTTCAATGACATGAGCAAGCTTgatctggacactctccagtggaccaaagttcAAACCTTTGGTAGTCAACCTATGAAAAAGCGAGGTTGTGGACTTCTCCGTGTGAATGAGAGAACTCTGTGCTGCTTTGGAGGAGAAGGTATTGAGGGCTCTACACAACCAGGATCAACATTCACCAGTGCACTGTCTGATGGAAGAGGACGGACAAACGAGTTCCATTTCTTTGACACGCAAAATG GTGTTTGGTCGTCCCCtgagctcagaggagagagacctcctccCTGTAGTAGCTTCACCTTCACCATGGTGGACCAGCACAGGGCAGTCCTCTTTGGAGGGTACCAACCTGGCCGTGATGATAGAGTCAATGAAGTCTACTTGTTCGATTTTCGGACCATG gaggtcacTAAGGTGAAACCAGTACAGGGAGAGCCATGGCCGGTGGTGAGGGCAGGCcatgctgcctgttgtctcaactatggccaggaccaccctcaactactggTGTACGGAGGACTGGATAATAGCAACAAGACACTGGGGGACATGTGGTTACTGGATGTAGACACTGTCAAGTGGACAGAG gtgacacctcctgagtcaatgacaccacgtttcctccactccatcactgccaccagtctGGGACCAGGACTCACTGAGGTCCTCGTGTTTGGAGGCCTGCGGAAGGTGGGGGGAGATGCCATTGCTGAGACCACCATACTGAGATTTG agagagagataccgacacagagggcactcctatTTCTCAAGTCatga
- the LOC135340831 gene encoding uncharacterized protein LOC135340831, with the protein MLKARLRSFLGRTPPVELSPRYQHFSTAVDGHHYIWRGRGSGWRSNTIAVCDPSTELWSHLATTGPLPRGEEGGGSVCVGRCLYTFGGYDVPSYFNDMSKLDLDTLQWTKVQTSGSHPMKKAYCGLVCVNERTLCCFGGDGVEDTTQRSTFTKRGQSGHTNEFHFFDTQNGVWSSPELRGERPPPCSHFTFTMVDQHRAVLFGGYQPGRGRVNEVYMFDFRTMEVTKVKPVQGEPWPVGRSDHAACCLNYGQDHPQLLVYGGVDNGRKTLGDMWMLDVDTVQWTEVTPESMTPRWKHSITATSLGPGLTEVLVFGGCREVLGDAIAETTILRFELTGPSASVAGPSAGKWALVDVAHNDTRGSAQRLSEKKTRQATARASSVSETSDNSSQDRVRALEQQLRAAEQIEHDTQRHHQLQLQEKDRELASKNLDLSTKDRQLTEANRRHGDAEERAQLAEQREQATQLLLQVKDREFAEANRREADLSARITALERELEGKTKELAAHNTEVWRIPANRVIIGRRIGKGGWGEVLEGTVSVAVKRLHEEIALPIYIEKMEREMRLLAEVRHPNLVQFIGAIFDEQHQAHRSPPLIISELLDMNLRQAYERNQLDPGNRLSIFMDIALALNYLHQRYDPIIHRDVSAPNVLLQRMPNHQWKGKVSDLGSANFLQHAHTMGEGAIIYSPPEVIPQPLVRPPPQTVKIDVYSYGIVLAEVTASRFPSQDNFPEMFERIKRERPAVYELILHCIEREPSHRPSMAQVMVKLNKIAPF; encoded by the exons ATGTTGAAAGCTCGTCTTCGCTCCTTTCTTGGTCGAACACCACCAGTTGAACTATCACCTCGTTATCAGCATTTCTCTACTGCAGTTGACGGACACCATTACAtatggagggggaggggttcaGGATGGAGGTCTAATACCATTGCTGTGTGTGATCCAAGCACTGAGCTGTGGAGCCACTTGGccaccactggacctctaCCCCGTGGAGAGGAGGGTGGTGgctctgtttgtgtaggtcgtTGCCTGTACACCTTCGGTGGCTATGATGTGCCTTCTTACTTCAATGACATGAGCAAGCTTgatctggacactctccagtggaccaaagttcAAACCTCTGGTAGTCACCCTATGAAAAAGGCTTACTGTGGACTTGTCTGTGTGAATGAGAGAACTCTGTGCTGCTTTGGAGGAGATGGTGTTGAGGACACCACACAACGATCAACATTCACCAAGAGGGGACAGAGTGGACACACAAACGAGTTCCATTTCTTTGACACACAAAATG gtgtctggtcgtcccctgagctcagaggagagagacctcctccCTGTTCCCACTTCACCTTCACCATGGTGGACCAGCATAGGGCAGTCCTCTTTGGAGGGTACCAACCTGGCCGTGGTAGAGTCAATGAAGTCTACATGTTTGACTTTAGGACCATG gaggtcactaaggtgaagccagtacagggagagCCATGGCCAGTGGGGAGGTCAGACcatgctgcctgttgtctcaactatggccaggaccaccctcaactactggTGTACGGAGGAGTGGATAATGGCAGGAAGACACTGGGGGACATGTGGATGCTGGATGTAGATACTGTCCAGTGGACAGAG GTGACACCCGAGTCAATGACACCACGTTGGAAacactccatcactgccaccagtctGGGACCAGGACTCACTGAGGTCCTCGTGTTTGGAGGCTGTCGGGAGGTGCTGGGAGATGCCATTGCTGAGACCACCATACTGAGATTTG agttgactggaccctcagcgtctgttgctggaccctcggctgggaagtgggctctcgtggatgtggcccacaacgacactagaggctccgcccagcgacTGAGTGAGAAGAAGACCAGACAAGCAACTGCTCgtgcctcatcagtcagtgagaccagcgacaactcctctcaagaccgggtgagggctctggaacAACAGTTACGAGCAGCAGAGCAGATAGAGCACGACACTCAACGTCACCACCAACTACAGTTGCAAGAGAAAGATCGAGAATTGGCTTCAAAAAATCTCGATTTGTCTACGAAAGATCGACAATTGACCGAGGCCAACCGTCGTCATGGAGATGCGGAGGAAAGAGCACAGCTGGCAGAGCAAAGAGAGCAAGCTACACAATTACTTTTACAAGTGAAAGATCGAGAATTCGCTGAGGCCAACAGAAGAGAAGCTGACCTGTCTGCTCGAATCACAGCTCTAGAGAGGGAGTTAGAAGGCAAGACGAAAGAGTTggcagcacacaacacagaggtgtgGAGGATTCCGGCCAACAGAGTGATCATTGGCAGGAGGATTGGCAAAGGAGGGTGGGGGGAGGtgctggagggaacagtgagtGTGGCCGTCAAGCGACTACACGAAGAAATTGCTCTCCCAATCTACATCGAGAAAATGGAGAGAGAAATGAGGCTTTTGGCTGAAGTGCGACACCCAAACCTTGTGCAATTCATTGGTGCTATTTTTGATGAGCAACACCAAGCCCATCGatcccctcctctcatcatCAGTGAGCTTCTGGACATGAATCTCCGACAAGCGTATGAGAGGAATCAACTGGACCCAGGAAACCGCCTCTCGATCTTCATGGACATTGCCCTAGCTCTGAACTACCTGCACCAGCGCTACGATCCCATCATCCAccgtgatgtgagtgctcccaaCGTCCTCCTCCAGCGAATGCCCAACCACCAGTGGAAGGGGAAGGTCTCTGACCTGGGCTCAGCCAACTTCCTGCAGCATGCTCATACGATGGGAGAGGGGGCCATAATCTACTCCCCTCCTGAAGTCATCCCTCAACCGCTTGTACGACCTCCTCCACAAACTGTCAAGATTGACGTGTACAGCTACGGCATTGTGTTGGCTGAAGTGACTGCCAGTCGATTTCCGAGTCAAGACAATTTCCCTGAGATGTTTGAGAGAATCAAAAGAGAGCGTCCTGCAGTTTACGAGCTGATACTCCACTGTATTGAGAGAGAGCCCAGCCATCGACCCAGCATGGCACAGGTGATGGTGAAACTGAACAAAATAGCACCCTTTTAA